In a single window of the Deltaproteobacteria bacterium genome:
- a CDS encoding patatin, with protein MKDRPGPQRGRQGRKTAPGAEGRGVGLALGGGSARGWAHIGVLEAMDEAGMEVDFIAGTSMGALVGAVYASGGLAELKKVAMGLDWRQILGFFDIVFPSSGLIDGKKVADFIRSHVKASKIEELDIPFAAVSTDLVSGKEVVLRSGDLIEAIRASISIPGIFTPVRHGSMVLADGGIVNPVPVSAVREMGAGYIIAVDPMPGGAGRGGERRAARTPPASDAPTRPAILVELEKRLGRLNIRAVDQIRRWLSDEGTPNIFDVLVDSIYIMERQICETRLRLDRPDLVIAPKVDVGFLEFSRAAHAIAQGYREASYFLFGKKESKQRKTD; from the coding sequence ATGAAGGACCGTCCTGGGCCGCAGCGGGGCCGGCAAGGCCGAAAGACCGCGCCCGGCGCTGAAGGCCGTGGCGTGGGACTCGCCCTCGGCGGAGGCTCTGCCCGCGGCTGGGCCCACATCGGCGTCCTCGAGGCCATGGACGAGGCGGGTATGGAGGTGGATTTCATCGCCGGCACGAGCATGGGCGCGCTCGTCGGCGCCGTCTACGCCTCCGGCGGACTCGCCGAGCTCAAAAAGGTGGCCATGGGGCTCGACTGGCGCCAGATACTCGGCTTCTTCGACATCGTATTCCCCAGCTCGGGCCTCATAGACGGCAAAAAGGTCGCCGACTTCATCAGAAGCCACGTGAAGGCCTCGAAGATCGAAGAGCTGGACATCCCCTTCGCCGCCGTCTCCACTGACCTTGTAAGCGGCAAAGAGGTGGTCCTGCGCAGCGGCGACCTCATAGAGGCCATAAGGGCGAGCATATCCATACCCGGAATCTTCACTCCCGTAAGACACGGCTCCATGGTGCTCGCCGACGGAGGCATCGTCAACCCCGTGCCCGTGAGCGCCGTGCGCGAGATGGGGGCCGGCTACATAATAGCCGTCGATCCCATGCCCGGCGGCGCCGGACGCGGCGGCGAAAGACGCGCCGCCCGGACGCCCCCGGCCTCCGACGCCCCCACAAGACCCGCCATACTCGTCGAGCTCGAAAAACGGCTCGGCCGCCTCAACATCAGGGCGGTAGACCAGATACGCCGCTGGCTGTCCGACGAGGGCACGCCCAATATCTTCGACGTCCTCGTCGACTCCATCTATATCATGGAACGGCAGATATGCGAGACCAGGCTGCGGCTTGACCGGCCCGACCTCGTCATAGCGCCGAAAGTGGACGTCGGATTCCTCGAGTTCAGCCGCGCCGCCCATGCCATAGCCCAGGGCTACCGCGAAGCCTCTTACTTCCTTTTTGGAAAAAAAGAAAGTAAGCAAAGAAAAACCGATTAG